The following proteins come from a genomic window of Thermoanaerobaculia bacterium:
- a CDS encoding HAMP domain-containing protein, with product MDLRELFGQRRKDGRYVAAALILVLAVLTLIYYLIQRGRDLPSVLVTNKVLLFVLVYADALLILVILFVLARNLVRLWLERRQRALGAKFKTKLVATYVGLSLVPVLLLFFYASELLQGSIDRWFSSSLRTVLEQSSAVAQSLQKEIGDRNYREALRVARRLSGLNLEEAESRAALPAKLAQWRDESGVAFLGVYLETDFVHAVVDPESGLNDLPEVGRNFLLDASGSGRANRVLLPAGTRGRLILAAAVGAAAGGTRRPIVVAGTVLDPVSSGQSEELIQSYQTYRQLEVQKRDFAASYWLMFVLVTLLILLASSWAGLFLARRLMLPIQALAEGTRRVASGDLDQQIEVATDDEMATVVESFNSMTLELRRNREEIDRNHRDLLAANRGLAEERALVGAILENLAAGVIALGSDGTVLSANAAALAMLAQKEGDLLGRRLAEAWSDSERARLEGLIETAEGHPGEAAEVSLVLGGERRTFEVKVSDLRDGTGRDGGRVVVLEDLSDLIKAQKLAAWTEAAQRIAHEIKNPLTPIRLAAERLRVKHRDGDPAIGELLEESVAIIVREVGKMQSLVDEFSRYARMPGPQLADTAIDGLVAEVVALYRDVKPGVAIRTAVAPEIGEVWVDPEQLRRVLINLLDNALEATDSPGEVEVRAERRGERLILEVADSGTGIPAEDRDKLFLPFFSRKKRGTGMGLAIVHRIVSDHNGSIRVAENLPRGSVFTIELPVR from the coding sequence ATGGACCTTCGCGAGCTCTTCGGGCAGCGTCGCAAGGACGGCCGGTACGTCGCCGCCGCCCTCATTCTGGTGCTCGCCGTCCTCACCCTCATCTACTACCTGATCCAGCGCGGACGCGACCTGCCTTCGGTGCTGGTCACGAACAAGGTGCTGCTGTTCGTTCTGGTCTACGCCGACGCGCTGCTCATCCTGGTCATCCTCTTCGTGCTGGCGAGGAACCTCGTGCGGCTCTGGCTCGAGCGCCGCCAGCGCGCCCTCGGCGCGAAGTTCAAGACCAAACTGGTCGCGACCTACGTCGGCCTCTCGCTGGTGCCCGTGCTGCTGCTCTTCTTCTACGCCAGCGAGCTGCTGCAGGGCTCGATCGACCGCTGGTTCTCGAGCTCGCTGCGCACCGTCCTCGAGCAGAGCAGCGCCGTGGCGCAATCGCTGCAGAAGGAGATCGGCGACCGCAACTATCGCGAAGCGCTGCGGGTGGCGCGGCGGCTCTCGGGCCTGAACCTCGAGGAAGCCGAATCACGCGCGGCCCTCCCGGCCAAGCTCGCGCAGTGGCGCGACGAGTCGGGCGTCGCCTTCCTCGGCGTCTACCTCGAGACCGACTTCGTCCACGCCGTGGTCGACCCGGAGTCCGGCCTGAACGACCTGCCGGAGGTGGGGCGCAACTTCCTGCTCGACGCCTCCGGCAGTGGCCGGGCCAACCGGGTGCTGCTGCCGGCCGGCACGCGCGGACGGCTGATCCTCGCCGCCGCCGTGGGTGCCGCTGCCGGCGGCACGCGGCGCCCGATCGTCGTGGCCGGAACCGTTCTCGATCCGGTCTCCTCCGGCCAGAGCGAGGAGCTCATCCAGTCGTATCAGACCTACCGCCAGCTCGAAGTGCAGAAACGCGATTTCGCCGCCAGCTACTGGCTGATGTTCGTGCTCGTGACGCTGCTCATCCTGCTCGCCTCCTCCTGGGCGGGTCTCTTCCTCGCCCGCCGCCTGATGCTGCCCATCCAGGCGCTCGCCGAAGGTACGCGGCGGGTCGCGAGTGGCGATCTCGACCAGCAGATCGAGGTCGCCACGGACGACGAGATGGCCACGGTGGTCGAGTCGTTCAACAGCATGACGCTGGAGCTGCGGCGCAATCGCGAAGAGATCGACCGCAACCACCGCGACCTCCTGGCGGCGAACCGCGGCCTCGCCGAGGAGCGCGCGCTGGTCGGCGCCATCCTCGAGAATCTGGCCGCCGGCGTCATCGCGCTGGGGAGCGACGGCACGGTGCTGTCCGCCAACGCCGCCGCACTCGCCATGCTCGCCCAGAAGGAGGGCGATCTGCTGGGCCGGAGGCTCGCCGAAGCCTGGAGCGACTCCGAGCGCGCGCGCCTCGAAGGCCTGATCGAGACGGCAGAAGGCCACCCCGGCGAGGCCGCCGAGGTGAGCCTCGTCCTCGGCGGCGAGCGCCGTACCTTCGAGGTCAAGGTATCGGATCTGCGCGACGGCACCGGGCGCGACGGCGGCAGAGTCGTCGTGCTCGAGGACCTCTCCGACCTGATCAAGGCGCAGAAGCTCGCCGCCTGGACCGAGGCCGCCCAGCGCATCGCGCACGAGATCAAGAACCCCCTCACACCGATCCGTCTCGCCGCCGAACGCCTGCGCGTCAAGCATCGGGACGGCGATCCCGCGATCGGCGAGCTGCTCGAAGAGAGCGTCGCCATCATCGTGCGCGAGGTGGGCAAGATGCAGTCGCTGGTCGACGAGTTCTCGCGCTACGCCCGCATGCCTGGACCGCAGCTCGCGGATACCGCCATCGACGGCCTGGTCGCCGAGGTGGTGGCGCTCTACCGTGACGTCAAGCCCGGCGTCGCCATCCGCACCGCGGTCGCGCCGGAGATCGGCGAGGTCTGGGTCGATCCGGAGCAGCTGCGGCGAGTGCTCATCAACCTCCTCGACAATGCGCTCGAGGCGACCGACTCGCCCGGCGAGGTCGAGGTCCGCGCCGAGCGCCGCGGCGAGCGTCTGATCCTGGAGGTCGCCGACAGCGGAACCGGCATCCCCGCGGAGGATCGCGACAAGCTCTTCCTGCCCTTCTTCTCGCGCAAGAAGCGCGGCACCGGCATGGGGCTCGCCATCGTGCACCGCATCGTGAGCGACCACAACGGCTCGATCCGAGTCGCCGAGAACCTGCCGCGCGGCTCGGTCTTCACGATCGAGCTGCCGGTTCGCTGA
- a CDS encoding GatB/YqeY domain-containing protein, with amino-acid sequence MRSGDKVRLQTLRMLLTEVQSAGLRGPAAQGEVDEAAFQALVRKAIKQRRESAEQFRSGHRPELAAKEDVEAGILSGYLPQQATEVELRLAIAGIVNEVGAQGLAGPAALGAVMKAALARFAGTADGALVNRLARELLAAR; translated from the coding sequence ATGCGGTCGGGCGACAAGGTCCGGCTGCAGACGCTCCGGATGCTGCTCACCGAAGTCCAGAGCGCCGGTCTGCGTGGACCCGCCGCCCAGGGCGAGGTCGACGAGGCGGCGTTTCAGGCGCTGGTGCGAAAGGCGATCAAGCAGCGTCGCGAGTCCGCCGAGCAGTTTCGCAGCGGACACCGCCCGGAGCTCGCCGCGAAGGAGGACGTCGAGGCCGGTATCCTCTCCGGCTACCTGCCGCAGCAGGCCACAGAAGTGGAGCTGCGGCTCGCGATCGCGGGAATCGTCAACGAGGTCGGCGCGCAGGGTCTCGCCGGGCCGGCAGCCCTGGGGGCGGTCATGAAGGCGGCTCTGGCGCGCTTCGCGGGCACCGCCGACGGCGCCCTCGTGAATCGCCTCGCCCGCGAGCTGCTTGCCGCACGGTGA
- the selB gene encoding selenocysteine-specific translation elongation factor: MSSLLVGTAGHVDHGKTALVRALTGIDCDRLEEEKRRGITLDLGFAHLAGTGSAATAASEISFVDVPGHERFLHNALAGLGGVRLLLLVVAADEGIRPQTREHLEIAELLELPGLIVALNKVDAVDAETAGLAELEITDLLAGTRFSGAPIFPVSALTGEGVPALRAALEKAARELAPSARDADPARLPIDRAFLVKGQGVVVTGTLISGTVAPGDLLELLPSRLAARVRSVEVHGKPRRAAAGERTALQLAGVELAALARGMELATPGALRSTRRLLVRWRMLASSPVALASPLEPVAVRVHLYATETVGTARPLTDTGLAPGDTDLVEIALATPVVAVRGDRIVVRRPSPPATIGGGTILDPWWRRKRRGDPAARMLALAGDEASALLAWSTESAEHGLTAAAAAARTGRSAEETGRLLAALEERGELVRLRPEAADERTRNTEARYLRPETLAAVRRGAREALARFFAEHPLELGLAKAAAARLLLPGAARALADLWFARLAAAGDIDISAGDVRFPGRALEPPAELSPLARAIVERYAAAGLTPPSPGEVARALDAKPQIVEGLIQHLVKRKELVRLPGGLIFANATIAHLVDELRATGWSRFSIVAFKGRFGLSRKWTIPLLEHLDNVGVTGRVGEERELRAAADTSKAVKPNSSR; this comes from the coding sequence GTGAGCTCCCTTCTCGTCGGCACCGCCGGCCACGTCGATCACGGCAAGACTGCGCTCGTCCGCGCGCTCACCGGCATCGACTGCGACCGTCTCGAAGAAGAGAAGCGACGCGGTATCACCCTCGATCTCGGCTTCGCGCACCTCGCGGGCACCGGATCGGCCGCGACCGCGGCCAGCGAGATCTCCTTCGTCGACGTCCCGGGACACGAACGTTTCCTGCACAACGCCTTGGCCGGACTGGGCGGAGTGCGGCTCCTTCTCCTCGTCGTTGCCGCCGACGAGGGGATCCGACCGCAGACCCGCGAGCACCTGGAGATCGCCGAACTGCTCGAGCTCCCCGGCCTCATCGTCGCGCTGAACAAGGTCGACGCCGTCGATGCCGAGACCGCTGGGCTCGCCGAGCTCGAGATCACCGACCTCCTCGCGGGTACGCGATTCTCCGGAGCGCCGATCTTCCCGGTCTCGGCCCTGACCGGCGAGGGCGTCCCGGCGTTGCGCGCCGCTCTCGAGAAAGCAGCCCGCGAGCTCGCGCCCTCGGCCCGCGACGCCGATCCCGCCCGGCTGCCGATCGACCGCGCCTTCCTGGTCAAGGGGCAGGGCGTCGTGGTGACCGGCACTCTGATCTCCGGAACGGTCGCTCCTGGCGACCTCCTCGAGCTCCTGCCGTCGCGGCTCGCGGCCCGCGTGCGCTCGGTCGAGGTGCACGGCAAACCCAGGCGGGCCGCGGCCGGGGAGCGCACCGCCCTGCAGCTCGCAGGCGTCGAGCTCGCGGCGCTCGCCCGCGGCATGGAGCTCGCGACGCCGGGAGCGCTGCGCTCCACCCGCCGACTGCTCGTGCGTTGGCGGATGCTCGCGAGCTCGCCGGTCGCGCTCGCGAGCCCCCTCGAACCGGTGGCCGTGCGGGTGCATCTCTATGCCACCGAAACCGTGGGTACGGCGCGTCCGCTGACTGACACAGGCCTCGCCCCCGGCGATACGGACCTCGTCGAGATCGCCCTCGCGACGCCGGTCGTGGCGGTGCGCGGCGATCGCATCGTGGTCCGCCGCCCATCGCCGCCCGCGACGATCGGCGGCGGGACGATCCTCGATCCCTGGTGGCGGCGCAAGCGCCGCGGCGATCCCGCGGCTCGGATGCTTGCGCTCGCCGGGGACGAGGCATCGGCGCTCCTCGCCTGGTCCACCGAGTCCGCCGAGCACGGCCTCACCGCCGCCGCGGCAGCGGCGCGCACCGGCAGAAGCGCCGAAGAGACCGGACGCCTGCTCGCCGCGCTCGAAGAGCGGGGCGAGTTGGTGCGCCTCCGGCCGGAGGCGGCGGACGAACGCACGCGCAACACCGAGGCGCGCTATCTGCGGCCCGAGACGCTCGCAGCCGTGCGCCGCGGCGCACGCGAAGCACTGGCTCGGTTCTTCGCCGAACATCCCCTCGAGCTCGGCCTGGCCAAGGCTGCTGCGGCGCGGTTGCTCCTGCCCGGCGCCGCGCGGGCGCTCGCGGACCTCTGGTTCGCGCGTCTCGCAGCGGCCGGCGACATCGACATCTCCGCTGGCGATGTGCGCTTCCCGGGCCGCGCCCTCGAGCCGCCGGCCGAGCTGTCGCCGCTCGCCCGCGCCATCGTCGAGCGCTACGCCGCGGCCGGGCTGACGCCGCCTTCGCCAGGCGAAGTCGCGCGCGCCCTCGACGCCAAACCGCAGATCGTCGAGGGACTCATCCAGCACCTGGTCAAGCGCAAGGAGCTCGTGCGCCTGCCCGGCGGCCTCATTTTCGCGAACGCGACGATCGCGCACCTCGTGGACGAGCTTCGCGCCACCGGCTGGTCCCGCTTCTCCATCGTCGCCTTCAAAGGCCGCTTCGGGCTCTCGCGCAAGTGGACGATTCCGCTGCTCGAGCATCTCGACAATGTCGGCGTGACGGGACGCGTCGGAGAAGAGCGCGAGCTGCGCGCCGCAGCGGACACATCCAAGGCCGTGAAGCCGAACTCATCGCGCTGA
- a CDS encoding TonB-dependent receptor, with translation MKRFKKAVGLALLFAFVASGVAVAQGIPTGRLSGRVSDAEGNGVPGVSVEVSSAALQGVRTTVTDLNGDYVLPSLPPGEYTATYTMDGFETQSRTSRLASSQALQLDIDMSLAAVTETIEVTGEAVTLISKDNTNATTISQDILEELPGARTQLAAVALSPGASATGPAGAITISGAQSWENTYSINGVNVNDNLRGQPNALFIEDAIEETTTSTSGISAEYGRFAGGIINTVTKSGGNEFHGSVRDTLTNQSWNSKNEFSPEPEDKVRGVYEETVGGRIIRDKLWFFVAGRQLETDAVATTNLTNIPYNATNEQERYEGKLTFSPTANHRFTGSYIDISQEQLTGHGGNLNYLVDLSGLHTRSLPNTLMAANYSGVLTSNFFVEAQYSERSFNFEATGGADPSLAGGTPIFDPANGIIYNEPIFCDASLCPDGGDERASENYLAKASYFLSTENTGSHDIVAGFDSFDDIRTSNNYQSPNDFFVFADQSIIRDNVVYPVIGSQAGDDGGNSYIAYYPILANSLGTHFKTNSLFVNDRWRLSDNLSFNVGLRYDKNDGKDATGNEITKDSAFSPRLGANWNPDGGGVWLLNASYGRYVAGINNGIADSGSSAGQAATFHYSYFGPDINVDVLPGQTPVSSEEAMRRVFAWFDSVGGLDNTALLQLVNLPGGGTVVADGIGSTYADEISIGGVRSFGAKGSVRADLVYREFGNFYVTQKDTSTGKVLDANGNLVDLGVVKNNDTNLEREYLGLQTSFDLRATDRLTIGGGYTLSQAQGNFEGEAAGVGPVTSTLESYPEYKEARWFAPTGDLLIDQRHKLSLFAVWEAFKTERQRLAISGRQLYNSGFPYSAVGPVGTRAFVTNPGYETPPSSVNYFFSDRGAFKTDDISSTALGFNYSLFFGDFEIFSQLDIQNVFNEDGVIGVNTAVFTSRTDPTLQPFNPFTDTPVEGVHWRKGPNFGKATSVNNLQLPRTYILSLGVRL, from the coding sequence ATGAAGAGATTCAAGAAAGCAGTCGGACTCGCCCTGCTCTTCGCGTTCGTCGCTTCGGGCGTCGCCGTCGCTCAGGGCATTCCCACGGGCCGCCTCTCGGGCCGCGTCTCCGATGCCGAGGGCAACGGCGTGCCGGGAGTGTCGGTCGAAGTCTCCTCGGCGGCGCTCCAGGGCGTACGCACGACGGTGACCGACCTGAACGGCGACTACGTGCTTCCCAGCTTGCCGCCGGGCGAATACACCGCGACCTACACCATGGACGGTTTCGAGACGCAGAGCCGAACGTCCAGGCTCGCCTCTTCGCAGGCGCTGCAGTTGGACATCGACATGTCGCTCGCCGCGGTCACCGAGACGATCGAGGTCACCGGCGAGGCCGTCACCCTCATCTCGAAGGACAACACCAACGCCACGACCATTTCGCAGGACATCCTCGAAGAGCTGCCGGGCGCCCGCACCCAGCTCGCGGCCGTCGCTCTTTCGCCGGGAGCTTCGGCGACCGGTCCCGCCGGCGCGATCACCATTTCCGGCGCACAATCCTGGGAGAACACCTACTCGATCAACGGCGTGAACGTGAACGACAACCTCCGTGGCCAGCCGAACGCGCTCTTCATCGAAGACGCCATCGAAGAGACGACGACCTCGACCTCGGGCATCTCGGCCGAGTACGGGCGCTTCGCGGGCGGCATCATCAATACGGTGACGAAATCGGGCGGCAACGAGTTCCACGGCAGCGTCCGCGACACCCTCACCAATCAGAGCTGGAACAGCAAGAACGAGTTCTCTCCGGAACCCGAGGACAAGGTCCGCGGTGTCTATGAAGAGACCGTGGGCGGCAGGATCATCCGGGACAAGCTGTGGTTCTTCGTCGCTGGTCGGCAGCTCGAGACCGACGCCGTCGCGACCACCAACCTGACGAACATCCCGTACAACGCCACGAACGAGCAGGAGCGCTACGAAGGGAAGCTGACCTTCTCGCCGACGGCGAACCATCGCTTCACCGGCTCCTACATCGACATCTCCCAGGAGCAGCTCACGGGGCACGGTGGCAACCTGAACTACCTGGTCGACCTCTCCGGGCTGCACACGCGGAGTCTTCCGAACACGCTCATGGCGGCCAACTACTCCGGCGTCCTGACTTCGAACTTCTTCGTCGAGGCGCAGTACTCCGAGCGGTCCTTCAACTTCGAGGCCACCGGCGGCGCGGACCCCTCGCTCGCCGGCGGCACGCCGATCTTCGACCCCGCCAACGGCATCATCTACAACGAGCCCATCTTCTGCGACGCGAGCCTCTGCCCGGACGGCGGCGACGAGCGCGCGAGCGAGAACTATCTCGCCAAGGCGAGCTACTTCCTGTCGACCGAGAACACCGGCTCGCACGACATCGTCGCCGGTTTCGACAGCTTCGACGACATCCGCACCAGCAACAACTATCAGTCGCCGAACGACTTCTTCGTCTTCGCCGACCAGTCGATCATCCGCGACAACGTCGTCTACCCGGTGATCGGCAGCCAGGCCGGTGACGACGGCGGCAATTCGTACATCGCCTATTATCCGATTCTCGCCAACAGCCTCGGAACGCATTTCAAGACCAATTCCCTGTTCGTCAACGACCGCTGGCGCCTTTCCGACAACCTGAGCTTCAACGTCGGCTTGCGCTACGACAAGAACGACGGCAAGGACGCCACCGGCAACGAGATCACCAAGGACAGCGCCTTCAGCCCGCGGCTCGGCGCGAACTGGAACCCGGACGGCGGTGGTGTCTGGCTGCTGAACGCCTCCTACGGCCGCTATGTCGCTGGCATCAACAACGGCATCGCCGACTCCGGCTCCTCCGCCGGACAGGCGGCCACCTTCCACTACAGCTACTTCGGACCGGACATCAACGTCGACGTCCTCCCTGGCCAGACGCCGGTGAGCAGCGAGGAGGCCATGCGGCGGGTGTTCGCCTGGTTCGACTCGGTGGGCGGCCTCGACAACACCGCCCTGCTGCAGTTGGTCAACCTTCCTGGCGGCGGCACCGTCGTCGCGGACGGCATCGGCTCGACTTATGCCGACGAGATTTCGATCGGCGGCGTGCGCAGCTTCGGCGCCAAGGGGTCGGTCCGCGCCGACCTGGTCTACCGTGAGTTCGGCAACTTCTACGTCACCCAGAAGGACACTTCGACCGGGAAAGTGCTCGATGCCAACGGCAACCTGGTGGACCTCGGGGTGGTGAAGAACAACGACACCAATCTGGAGCGCGAGTATCTCGGTCTCCAGACCTCCTTCGATCTGCGCGCCACCGATCGCCTCACCATCGGCGGCGGTTACACGCTGTCCCAGGCGCAGGGAAACTTCGAGGGTGAGGCGGCCGGTGTCGGTCCGGTCACTTCGACCCTCGAGAGCTATCCGGAGTACAAAGAGGCGCGATGGTTCGCGCCGACCGGCGACCTGCTCATCGACCAGCGCCACAAGTTGTCGCTGTTCGCGGTCTGGGAGGCGTTCAAAACCGAGCGCCAGCGTCTGGCGATCAGCGGCCGGCAGCTCTACAACTCCGGATTTCCGTACTCGGCGGTCGGTCCGGTCGGTACCCGGGCTTTCGTGACCAATCCCGGCTACGAGACGCCGCCTTCCTCGGTCAACTATTTCTTCTCCGACCGCGGCGCTTTCAAGACGGACGACATCAGCTCGACCGCTCTGGGCTTCAACTACTCGCTCTTCTTCGGCGACTTCGAGATCTTCTCCCAGCTGGACATCCAGAACGTGTTCAACGAGGACGGAGTCATCGGCGTCAACACCGCCGTATTCACCAGCCGCACCGATCCGACGCTGCAGCCGTTCAATCCCTTCACCGACACTCCGGTCGAAGGTGTGCACTGGCGTAAGGGCCCGAACTTCGGCAAGGCGACTTCCGTCAACAACCTGCAGTTGCCGCGTACCTACATCCTGTCGCTGGGCGTGCGCCTCTAG
- a CDS encoding sulfatase-like hydrolase/transferase, whose translation MPERRVAATILLPAVFTVAFGAAGCRTPPEIEMAPSPPRPSIVLISIDTLRSDRLPAWSGRTDLATPAIDRLVRDGLLFERAFAEAPLTLPSHASLLTGLLPPAHGVRDNIGFTVDAARTPLLQQRLRDLGYATGAAVSAEVLAKRTGIAAGFDFYDAPAPFAAAAPGRPGATHIAERPGGETVEAALRFLDGVGARPFFLFLHLYEPHAPYRPPAAMLARYPDPYDGEIAAADDLVGRLLGELDRRGLYDRALVVLLSDHGEGLGDHGEDEHGLLLYREAIQVPLVTKLPGGQRAGERVRRNVGLIDVAPTVLALLQVPDAGALPGISLLATGVPVADRAIYSETMYPFIHFGWSDQASIVSGDRHLIEGLRPELFDLAGDPSERTDLASAERRQLSAMRRALAAIDRTLLPPAPADAETIAALSALGYLGTTAPAGAHEALADPRDKIVEIAPVLRGLRLYNEGDYPAAIAVLRPAAERNEGAALAWQYLGASYDALGRKDEALAAYRQGMTLAGSPSYLAETAALRLLELGRPQAAADLVAQELERRPTGSGSARLRVLASRSLLQLGRIDDAARRADEAVEIDGGLADAYYQRAVVALARQNGLQALDDLVVAIGLDARHLQARKALAMLRHAQGDDAEARRLLAEVLAIDPDDRDARADLDTLESAAGPGARPR comes from the coding sequence GTGCCCGAACGCCGAGTTGCAGCAACGATTCTTCTTCCTGCGGTCTTCACTGTCGCTTTCGGCGCAGCCGGCTGCCGCACGCCGCCGGAAATCGAGATGGCCCCTTCGCCCCCTCGTCCGTCCATCGTGCTGATCTCGATCGACACTCTGAGGTCCGACCGCCTGCCGGCCTGGTCCGGACGCACCGACCTCGCGACGCCGGCAATCGACCGGCTGGTGCGCGACGGGCTGCTGTTCGAGCGCGCCTTCGCCGAGGCCCCACTGACACTGCCATCCCACGCCTCGCTCCTCACCGGGCTCCTGCCGCCGGCACACGGCGTGCGCGACAACATCGGTTTCACCGTCGACGCGGCGCGCACCCCGCTCCTGCAGCAGCGTCTGCGCGACCTGGGATATGCCACTGGCGCCGCGGTCTCGGCGGAGGTCCTGGCGAAGCGCACCGGGATCGCCGCCGGCTTCGATTTCTACGACGCGCCGGCGCCCTTCGCTGCCGCGGCCCCGGGGCGGCCCGGGGCCACCCACATCGCCGAACGGCCCGGCGGCGAGACGGTCGAGGCGGCGCTGCGTTTTCTCGACGGTGTCGGCGCGCGACCGTTCTTCCTCTTTCTGCACCTCTACGAGCCGCATGCTCCGTATCGCCCGCCGGCGGCGATGCTGGCGCGCTACCCCGACCCGTACGACGGCGAGATCGCCGCTGCCGACGATCTCGTCGGTCGGCTTCTCGGGGAGCTCGACCGGCGCGGACTCTACGACCGGGCTCTCGTCGTCCTGCTCTCCGACCACGGCGAAGGACTGGGCGATCACGGCGAGGACGAGCACGGTCTGCTGCTCTACCGCGAGGCGATCCAGGTACCGCTGGTGACCAAGCTCCCGGGCGGGCAACGTGCCGGCGAGCGCGTGCGGCGCAATGTCGGCCTGATCGACGTCGCGCCGACGGTCCTCGCGCTGCTCCAGGTTCCAGATGCCGGCGCGCTGCCGGGCATCTCCCTTCTCGCCACCGGTGTTCCGGTCGCCGACCGGGCGATCTACTCCGAGACGATGTACCCGTTCATCCACTTCGGCTGGAGCGACCAGGCGTCGATCGTGAGCGGCGACCGGCATCTCATCGAGGGTCTGCGCCCGGAGCTCTTCGACCTCGCCGGCGATCCGTCCGAGCGCACCGATCTGGCGAGCGCCGAGCGCCGCCAGCTCTCCGCGATGCGCCGCGCGCTGGCCGCAATCGACCGGACGCTCCTGCCCCCGGCGCCCGCCGATGCCGAAACGATCGCGGCCCTCAGCGCTCTCGGCTATCTCGGGACGACGGCTCCGGCCGGTGCGCACGAAGCCCTCGCCGACCCACGCGACAAGATCGTCGAGATCGCTCCGGTGCTGCGGGGATTGCGGCTCTACAACGAGGGCGACTACCCGGCAGCGATCGCCGTGCTCCGACCAGCGGCCGAGCGCAACGAGGGCGCGGCCCTCGCCTGGCAATACCTCGGCGCCTCGTACGATGCCCTCGGGAGAAAGGACGAGGCCCTGGCCGCCTACCGGCAAGGCATGACCCTCGCGGGCTCGCCGTCGTACCTCGCCGAAACCGCAGCCCTGCGGCTTCTCGAGCTCGGGCGGCCCCAAGCCGCGGCCGATCTCGTCGCGCAGGAGCTCGAGCGCCGTCCGACGGGTTCCGGGAGCGCCCGGCTGCGAGTGCTCGCCTCGCGCTCGCTGCTGCAGCTCGGCCGCATCGACGACGCCGCGCGCCGCGCCGACGAAGCCGTCGAGATCGATGGCGGGCTCGCGGACGCCTACTACCAGCGGGCCGTGGTCGCGCTCGCCCGCCAGAACGGCCTGCAGGCGCTGGACGACCTGGTCGTCGCCATCGGCCTCGACGCCCGCCATCTCCAGGCGCGCAAGGCCCTCGCGATGCTGCGGCACGCGCAGGGAGACGACGCCGAGGCGCGGCGGCTCCTCGCGGAAGTGCTGGCGATCGATCCCGACGACCGCGATGCCCGCGCCGACCTCGACACGCTGGAGAGCGCCGCCGGCCCGGGAGCGCGACCACGTTGA